A section of the Hevea brasiliensis isolate MT/VB/25A 57/8 chromosome 17, ASM3005281v1, whole genome shotgun sequence genome encodes:
- the LOC131168811 gene encoding uncharacterized protein LOC131168811 codes for MARALFHWKSTSLMACVKETTHDNSRVELPDKTRNSRVLVLGGTGRVGGSTAIALSKLCPDLRLVIGGRNREKGTAMVAKLGKNSDFVEVNIDKVESLEAALSDVDLVVHAAGPFQQAEKCSVLEAAIETKTAYVDVCDDTSYALRAKSFKERALAANVPAITSGGIYPGVSNVMAAELVRVARTESKGKPERLRFHYYTAGTGGAGPTILATSFLLLGEEVVAYSKGEKVKLKPYSGMLNIDFGKGIGKRDVYLL; via the exons atggcgcGAGCTCTGTTTCACTGGAAGAGCACAAGCTTGATGGCCTGCGTTAAAGAGACCACCCATGATAATAGTAGAGTTGAACTTCCCGATAAGACCCGGAACTCGAGGGTCCTGGTACTAGGTGGAACGGGTCGGGTTGGCGGGTCCACCGCCATTGCTCTCTCCAAGCTCTGCCCTGACCTTCGACTTGTTATTGGTGGTCGGAATAG GGAAAAAGGTACTGCAATGGTGGCTAAATTGGGGAAGAATTCAGATTTTGTTGAAGTCAATATTGACAAAGTAGAATCATTGGAAGCTGCTTTAAGTG ATGTGGATCTTGTGGTTCATGCTGCAGGACCTTTTCAACAGGCAGAGAAATGCAGTGTTCTTGAAGCTGCCATAGAGACCAAG ACCGCATATGTTGATGTTTGTGATGATACAAGCTATGCACTACGTGCAAAATCGTTCAAGGAAAGAGCTTTAGCTGCTAACGTTCCTGCCATAACATCTGGTGGAATCTATCCTGGAGTAAGCAATG TGATGGCAGCAGAGCTAGTTCGTGTTGCTAGAACAGAAAGCAAAGGGAAGCCAGAGAGGCTGAG GTTCCATTACTACACAGCGGGAACTGGTGGTGCTGGTCCAACCATATTAGCTACTAGTTTCTTGCTTCTTGGCGAGGAGGTTGTTGCATATAGTAAAG GAGAAAAGGTCAAACTGAAGCCATATAGTGGAATGCTCAACATTGACTTTGGAAAAGGGATTGGAAAAAGAGATGTTTATCTGTTGTAA